A stretch of the Medicago truncatula cultivar Jemalong A17 chromosome 5, MtrunA17r5.0-ANR, whole genome shotgun sequence genome encodes the following:
- the LOC11433685 gene encoding lysine-specific demethylase JMJ25: protein MAFAREQEDNNNNNNNITSTTAINKPPILRVYSRKRRRTNVAVADELAKNEEQQQQQTNGKRNRKTDEAASSSSVVVVRKSHRIRRTTTKAPVLTDKKKNLGSGGGDDGAEKTNSISRKKPGKGKQTPHTKWIEEESLMCHQCQRNDSGRVVRCTKCKRKRYCLSCIKKWYPLLKEEQIADACPVCCGNCNCKACLKSRKLIDSIKGKKEETNDHHQAEFSKYMLKALLPHLIRLDQEQMAEKEIEAKLQGLSLSELKIKKANPHNDERMYCDNCKTSIFDYHRSCTECSFDLCLLCCCELRCGQLLGGAEPFDFEFVFRGPNYLHGEVAKKVTRYRALDAGAQPEIRTWSKSGWHADSDGNIPCPKPEIKCDHGYLELKSVFSPDCISKLVCKAKELADSMKLQDAEVTLDNSCFCLKPVRNRDNKHNNAREAGLCKESRGNFLYCPRAVDLQHDDLGHFQWHWSKGEPVIVSNVLECTSGLSWEPFVMWRAFRQINKNKNKSLLDVKALDCLDWCEIDINVHQFFTGYTNCPKDKHDWPQVLKLKDWPPSKLFEESLPRHCAEFISSLPFKEYTNPFKGALNLAVKLPDEVLKPDMGPKTYIAYGFAQELGRGDSVTRLHCDMSDAVNVLTHIAESKLDRVSSDAIKKLKQKHLEQDKRELHGDIQDGETNVENSLLVGGGPLDGALWDIFRREDVPALQEYLKKHFREFRHVHCSPLEEVIHPIHDQTFYLTIGHKKKLKEEYGIEPWTFVQKLGDAVFIPAGCPHQVRNLKSCTKVALDFVSPENVGECFRLTEEFRKLPVNHRSIEDKLEVKKMIVYTMIDVVKKLEKASSQ from the exons aTGGCGTTTGCGAGGGAACAAgaagacaacaacaacaacaacaacaacatcacatCCACGACGGCGATTAACAAGCCTCCTATCCTTCGTGTCTATTCAAGAAAGAGACGCAGAACAAACGTGGCGGTGGCGGATGAATTAGCAAAGAacgaagaacaacaacaacaacaaaccaatggtaaacgTAACCGGAAAACCGATGAagctgcttcttcttcttccgttGTTGTTGTTCGAAAGAGTCACCGTATAAGAAGAACAACAACTAAAGCTCCCGTCTTAACAGACAAGAAGAAGAATCTTggtagtggtggtggtgatgatggTGCTGAGAAAACCAACTCAATTTCTCGAAAGAAACCCGGAAAAGGAAAACAGACTCCTCACACTAAG TGGATTGAAGAGGAGTCCTTAATGTGTCATCAATGTCAAAGAAATGACAGTGGCAGGGTTGTCAGATGCACCAAATGCAAACGGAAAAGATATTGTTTATCCTGTATAAAAAAATG GTATCCCCTCTTGAAAGAGGAACAAATTGCTGATGCCTGTCCTGTCTGCTGTGGTAACTGCAATTGCAAAGCTTGTTTGAAGTCACGGAAACTTATCGAT TCAATTAAAGGAAAGAAGGAGGAAACCAATGATCATCATCAGGCCGAGTTCTCCAAGTATATGCTCAAAGCTCTTCTTCCACATTTAATACGATTGGATCAAGAACAAATGGCCGAGAAGGAGATAGAAGCCAAGTTACAAG GTCTCTCACTCTCTgagctaaaaattaaaaaagcaaATCCCCATAATGATGAGCGCATGTACTG CGACAACTGCAAAACATCAATATTTGATTACCACAGAAGCTGCACAGAATGTTCCTTTGACCTTTGTCTCCTCTGTTGCTGTGAGCTTCGTTGTGGGCAGCTTCTAGGTGGGGCAGAACcatttgattttgagtttgtCTTCCGAGGTCCAAATTATCTACATGGTGAAGTTGCAAAGAAAGTAACCAGATACAGAGCACTTGATGCTGGTGCCCAGCCTGAGATTCGTACATGGTCAAAATCTGGGTGGCATGCAGATAGTGATGGCAATATTCCCTGTCCAAAACCTGAGATTAAATGTGATCACGGTTACCTTGAACTGAAAAGCGTATTTTCGCCAGATTGTATCTCTAAGTTAGTATGTAAAGCAAAAGAACTTGCAGATTCAATGAAACTTCAAGATGCAGAGGTGACTCTTGATAATAGCTGCTTTTGTTTGAAGCCTGTTAGGAACAGAGATAATAAACACAATAACGCAAGGGAAGCAGGTCTTTGCAAAGAATCCAGGGGCAACTTTTTGTACTGTCCTAGGGCCGTAGACCTTCAACATGATGATTTAGGACATTTTCAATGGCACTGGAGCAAAGGGGAGCCTGTAATTGTCAGCAATGTACTTGAATGTACATCTGGTTTAAGTTGGGAGCCGTTTGTCATGTGGCGTGCATTTCGTCagataaacaaaaacaagaacaagTCACTTTTGGATGTTAAGGCACTTGATTGCTTAGATTGGTGCGAG ATAGATATTAATGTGCACCAATTCTTTACTGGGTACACAAATTGTCCCAAGGATAAACATGATTGGCCTCAAgtattgaaattgaaagattGGCCTCCTTCTAAACTATTTGAAGAAAGTTTACCGCGTCATTGTGCGGAGTTCATATCTTCCTTGCCATTTAAAGAATATACAAATCCTTTCAAAGGTGCTCTCAACCTTGCTGTGAAGCTGCCTGATGAAGTTCTAAAGCCAGACatgggaccaaaaacatatattgCTTATGGATTTGCTCAGGAGCTTGGACGGGGTGATTCAGTGACTAGGCTCCATTGTGATATGTCTGATGCA GTAAATGTGTTGACTCATATTGCTGAATCAAAACTGGATCGTGTGAGTAGTGACGCAATTAAGAAATTGAAACAAAAGCACCTTGAGCAAGACAAGAGGGAGCTACATGGTGATATTCAGGATGGAGAGACCAATGTTGAAAATAGTTTGTTGGTCGGTGGGGGTCCCTTAGATGGTGCTCTTTGGGATATTTTTCGGAGAGAGGATGTACCTGCATTGCAGGAATATCTGAAGAAGCATTTCAGAGAGTTCAGGCATGTCCATTGCTCTCCTTTAGAGGAG GTTATTCACCCCATCCATGATCAGACCTTTTATCTAACCATTGGGCATAAGAAAAAGCTTAAGGAGGAGTACG GAATTGAGCCTTGGACTTTTGTTCAGAAGCTTGGAGATGCTGTTTTCATTCCAGCTGGCTGCCCCCACCAAGTCCGAAATCTGAAG